In one Candidatus Planktophila versatilis genomic region, the following are encoded:
- a CDS encoding alpha/beta hydrolase, which translates to MTLAPEIRAFLEAGAAAGLPQVWEAPIEVIRGNRQSQTAFTGPVEKVAEVVNTFIPGPTADLPIRIYRPTTATNAPAIIYLHGGGWVLNFLDIYDASLSRLANQTGATIISVHYQKAPEHPFPIPFDDCYATLLWAIKNAEALQIDKNRIGVAGDSAGGNLASAVALKARDNGINLAFQLLVYPCNDRKFDTASYKEHATGYGLTTQAMEWFWDQYLQGDAHDQNPYAIPQRAKDFSALAPAIIITAQYDPLLSDSEKYAEALRNAGVTVQYREYEGMIHGFYSNMGITPTSATAVDFAAAEIRKLI; encoded by the coding sequence ATGACACTAGCGCCAGAAATTCGTGCTTTCCTAGAAGCCGGTGCCGCCGCCGGATTACCACAAGTGTGGGAAGCCCCCATCGAAGTCATCCGCGGAAATAGGCAATCTCAGACCGCATTTACCGGCCCAGTAGAAAAAGTAGCGGAAGTAGTTAACACATTTATCCCGGGCCCAACAGCTGATCTTCCGATTCGCATCTACCGACCAACAACAGCTACCAACGCCCCAGCGATTATCTATCTGCATGGCGGCGGTTGGGTACTGAACTTCCTCGATATTTATGATGCATCCCTATCTCGTCTGGCAAATCAAACTGGGGCAACAATTATTAGCGTGCACTACCAAAAGGCTCCGGAGCATCCATTTCCGATTCCATTTGATGATTGCTATGCCACCCTGCTCTGGGCGATTAAGAACGCCGAAGCGCTACAGATTGATAAAAACAGAATTGGAGTTGCAGGCGATAGCGCCGGTGGAAATCTGGCATCGGCAGTTGCACTCAAAGCGCGCGATAATGGAATTAACCTGGCATTCCAGCTCCTTGTCTATCCCTGCAATGATCGCAAATTTGACACTGCTTCTTATAAAGAACATGCAACTGGGTATGGGCTGACAACCCAGGCGATGGAATGGTTCTGGGATCAATATTTACAAGGTGATGCACATGATCAAAATCCTTATGCAATTCCGCAAAGAGCGAAAGATTTTTCCGCATTGGCTCCTGCCATCATCATCACGGCCCAATATGATCCGCTGCTCTCTGATAGCGAGAAATATGCTGAGGCGCTAAGAAATGCTGGCGTCACAGTGCAATACCGCGAGTATGAAGGAATGATTCATGGTTTTTACTCAAATATGGGCATCACACCAACATCGGCCACAGCAGTTGATTTCGCTGCTGCTGAAATTAGAAAGCTCATCTAA